Proteins from a genomic interval of Haloferax marinisediminis:
- a CDS encoding formate/nitrite transporter family protein: MSLPPQQSANGTDGGTRPDRARSGAPAAGEAVGDRFSTDEIFQRVVATADEEVESETLKLYLSGLAAGFAITLTFFLYATGRAAFPNDATGLLAPLLYPLGFVYIIMGRYQLYTENTLTPVTLVLTRVASIPSLLRVWVSVLAGNLTGALIGTFVLASTGVFSPAAADAAVGIGIQGIETPWWDLVFKAMFAGWLVAGLVWLEHAVRDSISRVVLIYLVIYAIPASGLYHIVVSSADVFYLVFTGNVALTTGLWEFAVPVLLGNTIGGVFLVTLINYGQTENRFPDGEGPRRRLDLSDWLFRQRISKPR; encoded by the coding sequence ATGAGTCTTCCTCCGCAGCAGTCGGCGAACGGCACCGACGGTGGGACACGACCCGACCGAGCACGGAGTGGCGCGCCTGCTGCCGGTGAGGCAGTCGGTGACCGGTTTTCGACAGACGAAATCTTCCAGCGCGTCGTCGCGACGGCGGACGAAGAAGTCGAGTCTGAAACGCTCAAGCTGTATCTGAGTGGTCTCGCTGCGGGGTTCGCGATTACGCTCACGTTCTTCCTGTACGCGACCGGGAGAGCAGCGTTCCCGAACGATGCGACCGGACTCCTCGCACCCCTTCTCTACCCGCTCGGATTCGTCTACATCATCATGGGTCGCTACCAGCTCTACACAGAAAACACGCTGACCCCGGTGACGCTCGTGTTGACTCGCGTCGCGAGCATTCCGTCGTTGCTCCGAGTGTGGGTGAGTGTGCTCGCTGGGAACCTCACTGGTGCGCTCATCGGGACGTTCGTCCTCGCCTCGACGGGCGTGTTCTCACCCGCCGCTGCCGACGCAGCTGTTGGAATCGGAATTCAGGGTATCGAGACGCCGTGGTGGGACCTCGTGTTCAAAGCGATGTTCGCGGGGTGGCTCGTCGCTGGTCTCGTCTGGCTCGAACACGCCGTTCGGGACTCCATCTCTCGGGTGGTGCTCATCTATCTCGTCATCTACGCGATTCCAGCATCCGGGCTCTACCACATCGTCGTGAGCTCTGCCGACGTGTTCTACCTCGTGTTTACGGGAAACGTCGCGCTCACGACCGGGCTATGGGAGTTTGCCGTTCCGGTTCTGCTCGGAAACACGATTGGTGGCGTGTTCCTCGTCACCCTCATCAACTACGGTCAAACCGAGAATCGCTTCCCAGACGGGGAAGGCCCACGTCGCCGCCTCGACCTCTCCGACTGGCTGTTCAGACAGCGCATCAGTAAGCCACGGTAA
- a CDS encoding Na+/H+ antiporter subunit E — protein MSSLFQPTAPSGLGNAAIGSRIATALVAFAFYIFLGDPTDWFDIVTGAISAVVVAIVMGRVVFERPPTVQTLGTIARALVFLPYLLFAVVRANLSLAAVLLDPRLPIDPTVVRLPAPEGRLATALLANSITLTPGTLTVDIDGDSLVVHTLTHETREELLTGELVRAVNFVVGHGTVEAENAALDVSPSQTQERAR, from the coding sequence GTGAGTTCGCTCTTCCAGCCCACTGCACCGAGTGGACTCGGGAACGCAGCTATCGGCTCCCGAATCGCGACAGCACTCGTCGCATTCGCCTTCTACATCTTTCTCGGCGACCCAACAGATTGGTTCGATATAGTGACCGGTGCCATCAGTGCTGTTGTCGTCGCCATCGTCATGGGACGCGTCGTCTTCGAGCGACCACCGACAGTCCAAACGCTAGGAACGATTGCTCGCGCACTGGTGTTCCTTCCCTACTTGCTGTTCGCAGTCGTGCGGGCAAATCTCTCACTCGCTGCCGTGCTTTTGGACCCACGGCTCCCAATCGACCCGACCGTCGTCCGTCTTCCCGCACCGGAGGGACGGCTCGCGACGGCCCTCTTGGCGAACAGCATCACACTGACACCGGGAACGCTCACCGTCGACATCGACGGTGACTCCCTCGTCGTCCACACACTTACTCACGAGACTCGTGAGGAACTCCTCACAGGCGAACTCGTACGTGCTGTCAACTTCGTCGTCGGCCACGGCACTGTAGAGGCAGAGAACGCAGCCCTCGACGTCTCTCCCTCACAGACGCAGGAGCGGGCGCGATGA
- a CDS encoding monovalent cation/H+ antiporter complex subunit F, with protein sequence MTSVLLSNGLLVGAAALGLVSIALLWRVVVGPTTADRVIAVNVIGTSVVVIIALLGVALGEVGFLDVALVYGLLNFLLSLGLARLSLDGGETR encoded by the coding sequence ATGACGTCTGTCCTTCTTTCGAACGGGTTGCTCGTCGGCGCAGCAGCCCTCGGGCTCGTGAGTATCGCCCTCCTCTGGCGTGTCGTCGTTGGTCCGACGACTGCGGACCGCGTCATCGCCGTGAACGTCATCGGGACGAGCGTCGTCGTTATCATCGCACTGCTCGGTGTGGCCCTTGGAGAGGTCGGGTTCCTCGACGTCGCACTCGTCTACGGACTGTTGAACTTCCTCCTCTCGCTTGGCCTCGCACGGCTCTCTCTCGATGGCGGTGAGACGCGGTGA
- the mnhG gene encoding monovalent cation/H(+) antiporter subunit G, whose translation MTPFDVFVLTLVAGSVAFSLITLVGFVRLPDVFARAHAASKAETLGALLGLGAAALALDDGQATLKVGVLALFVLVTGPTAAHAIVRAAVRSGEKPWSRTDSSSEKTRASTHTATGGEK comes from the coding sequence GTGACGCCCTTCGACGTGTTCGTCCTCACACTCGTCGCAGGGAGCGTCGCGTTCTCTCTCATCACGCTCGTCGGGTTCGTCCGACTTCCGGATGTGTTCGCCCGAGCACACGCCGCATCGAAGGCAGAGACGTTGGGTGCATTGTTGGGGCTTGGCGCTGCAGCACTCGCGCTCGACGATGGACAGGCGACCCTCAAGGTGGGTGTTCTCGCACTGTTCGTCCTCGTGACAGGGCCGACTGCCGCCCACGCAATCGTTCGCGCTGCGGTGCGTTCGGGTGAGAAACCGTGGTCTCGGACTGATTCATCCAGCGAAAAGACGAGAGCATCCACCCACACCGCAACGGGAGGTGAGAAGTGA
- the mbhE gene encoding hydrogen gas-evolving membrane-bound hydrogenase subunit E, which translates to MTTELIATVLLSLVVVAAVVAALARGILTTLAAFGAYSLGLSVVWLVFRAPDVALTEAAVGAGVTTALFLVVVARTVGFGPTLSPSQPIGGENYSDNYSDANDVDSRVAVDTSETATGARDSSGPRNLTRGATVVSRVRNVGRLSVVVAGIVTGGLLLTVPALPVVGAADTPGFGAVTEYYLADSAARDIDNVVTAILVVYRGFDTFGEIAVVFTAVVAVVAVLRQGGAE; encoded by the coding sequence ATGACCACTGAGTTAATCGCCACCGTACTCCTCTCGCTCGTCGTCGTTGCCGCAGTCGTTGCTGCACTCGCACGGGGTATTCTCACGACTCTCGCGGCGTTCGGAGCCTACAGCCTCGGCCTGTCCGTCGTGTGGCTCGTCTTCCGTGCCCCCGACGTTGCACTCACCGAAGCTGCCGTCGGCGCGGGTGTGACGACTGCGCTGTTCCTCGTCGTCGTCGCTCGAACCGTTGGGTTTGGTCCAACCCTATCTCCTTCGCAACCCATAGGCGGGGAGAATTATTCAGATAATTACAGTGATGCAAACGACGTAGATTCCCGAGTTGCGGTCGATACTTCGGAGACTGCAACTGGCGCACGTGATTCGAGTGGTCCACGAAACCTGACCCGTGGAGCGACAGTGGTGTCTCGAGTCAGGAATGTCGGACGTCTATCGGTTGTGGTGGCGGGCATCGTAACCGGTGGGTTACTCCTGACGGTTCCCGCCCTCCCCGTCGTCGGAGCAGCGGACACTCCCGGTTTCGGGGCGGTGACTGAGTACTATCTTGCCGACTCTGCCGCACGTGACATCGACAACGTCGTTACCGCGATTCTCGTCGTCTACCGTGGGTTCGACACGTTCGGTGAAATCGCGGTGGTGTTCACCGCAGTCGTCGCTGTTGTCGCGGTCCTGCGACAGGGAGGAGCGGAATGA
- a CDS encoding MnhB domain-containing protein, with translation MTNRTATTMTTDSPVVTVTVRFIATFVLTFALFTLFHGTSSVGGGFQGGVIAAAAVIILAFGVGIEKTTAWLSPRWLLILVAAGPLAFVLVAFSGILAGGSFLQFDVLPIPKPSVYATEFIELGIGATVAGVVISLFVRLSGGVDND, from the coding sequence ATGACGAACCGGACGGCGACGACGATGACGACGGACAGTCCAGTCGTGACGGTGACTGTCCGATTCATCGCGACGTTCGTTCTAACGTTCGCTCTGTTTACCCTGTTTCACGGCACGTCGTCTGTCGGTGGCGGATTCCAGGGCGGAGTCATCGCTGCGGCCGCCGTCATCATCCTCGCCTTCGGAGTCGGGATTGAGAAGACCACCGCGTGGCTCTCACCGCGCTGGCTTCTCATACTCGTCGCTGCGGGCCCCCTCGCGTTCGTACTGGTCGCGTTTAGTGGCATCCTCGCGGGCGGGTCGTTCCTCCAGTTCGACGTGCTTCCCATCCCCAAACCTTCAGTCTACGCGACGGAGTTCATCGAACTCGGGATCGGAGCGACTGTCGCTGGTGTCGTCATCAGCCTGTTCGTCCGCCTATCCGGGGGTGTCGACAATGACTGA
- a CDS encoding cation:proton antiporter subunit C: MTDLVMIFSSRVAYVAFVLLVGVGVFVLVDSDNLLKKVVGLNLFQTGVFLFFITSAYRSDGSAPLLSGTGPVVNPLPHVLILTAIVVGVSVTAVALALLVRVYNEYETLDESVLEEAHQS, encoded by the coding sequence ATGACTGACCTCGTCATGATATTTAGCTCTCGGGTCGCATACGTCGCGTTCGTTCTACTGGTCGGCGTCGGTGTGTTCGTCCTCGTCGACTCCGACAACCTCCTGAAGAAGGTCGTCGGGCTGAATCTCTTCCAGACGGGCGTGTTCTTGTTTTTCATCACGAGTGCGTACCGTAGCGATGGGAGTGCGCCACTCCTTTCGGGAACTGGTCCGGTAGTCAACCCCCTCCCACACGTCCTCATCCTGACGGCCATCGTCGTCGGTGTGAGTGTCACGGCGGTCGCGCTGGCGCTCCTCGTCCGGGTGTACAACGAGTACGAAACCCTCGACGAGAGCGTTCTCGAGGAGGCTCACCAGTC